Proteins encoded by one window of Lathyrus oleraceus cultivar Zhongwan6 chromosome 1, CAAS_Psat_ZW6_1.0, whole genome shotgun sequence:
- the LOC127092154 gene encoding secreted RxLR effector protein 161-like, translated as MEEPVYAHWKALKRILRYVQGTVSLGMFYSKAEEYKLTGYSDSDWCGDVDDRKSTSGYVFFMGNTAFTWLSRKQPIVTLSTCEVEYVAASWCVCHAIWLRRLLNKIESKQEDATLIRVDNKSAIELVKNPVNHERSKHIDVRFHFIREHVKEGSVELKHVASKDQAADILTKPLSKELFDRGKKMLGMIDRKSI; from the coding sequence ATGGAGGAACCAGTCTATGCTCACTGGAAAGCTTTAAAGAGAATTCTTCGATACGTCCAAGGAACTGTGTCACTTGGAATGTTTTATTCGAAGGCAGAAGAGTACAAGCTGACTGGATACTCAGATAGTGATTGGTGCGGAGATGTTGATGATCGAAAGAGCACCTCAGGCTATGTTTTCTTCATGGGAAACACTGCTTTCACATGGCTTTCGAGGAAGCAGCCAATTGTGACTCTCTCGACGTGTGAAGTTGAATACGTTGCAGCATCTTGGTGCGTGTGTCATGCAATTTGGCTGAGGAGATTGCTAAACAAAATAGAATCGAAGCAGGAAGACGCAACATTGATAAGAGTTGATAACAAATCTGCTATCGAACTGGTGAAGAATCCAGTAAATCACGAAAGGAGCAAGCACATTGACGTCCGCTTCCACTTCATTCGAGAACACGTGAAGGAAGGAAGTGTCGAACTAAAACATGTTGCAAGCAAGGACCAAGCAGCAGACATTTTGACCAAACCACTATCGAAGGAGCTGTTCGATAGAGGCAAGAAGATGTTGGGCATGATTGATCGGAAGAGCATTTAA